In Jatrophihabitans endophyticus, one DNA window encodes the following:
- a CDS encoding response regulator, producing the protein MSGRELQVLVVDDEALTADAHAELVRRVPGFAVAGVVYGGADALRHVRDRAPDLVLLDFNLPDLHGLDVCRALRGAGTRVDVIAVTSTRDLAAVRSAVSLGVVSYLLKPFAFASLRDKLERYADYRQRLHEDLAAGAQTEIDRAFAALRGFDPANLPGGLAAETLDRVAAAVRAAPQCSATEIAATCGVSRVTARRYLEHLADTNVVTRTPRHRGAGRPEIEYRWRDGR; encoded by the coding sequence GTGAGCGGGCGCGAGCTGCAGGTGCTCGTCGTCGACGACGAGGCGCTCACCGCCGACGCCCACGCCGAGCTCGTGCGGCGCGTCCCCGGGTTCGCCGTCGCCGGCGTCGTGTACGGCGGTGCGGATGCCCTGCGTCACGTCCGCGACCGTGCGCCGGACCTCGTCCTGCTCGACTTCAACCTGCCCGATCTGCACGGCCTGGACGTCTGCCGGGCGCTACGGGGGGCGGGAACGCGCGTGGACGTGATCGCGGTGACCTCGACCCGGGACCTCGCGGCGGTGCGCTCGGCGGTGTCGTTGGGCGTGGTCTCCTACCTGCTCAAACCGTTCGCGTTCGCGTCGTTGCGCGACAAGCTCGAGCGCTACGCCGACTACCGCCAACGGCTGCACGAGGATCTCGCCGCCGGCGCCCAGACCGAGATCGACCGCGCCTTCGCCGCGCTGCGCGGCTTCGATCCGGCGAACCTGCCCGGCGGGCTCGCGGCCGAGACGCTGGACCGGGTGGCCGCGGCCGTCCGGGCGGCGCCGCAGTGCTCGGCCACCGAGATCGCGGCCACGTGCGGGGTCTCGCGGGTCACCGCACGCCGTTACCTGGAGCACCTCGCCGACACCAACGTGGTCACCCGGACGCCGCGCCACCGCGGCGCCGGCCGGCCCGAGATCGAGTACCGCTGGCGCGACGGGCGGTGA
- a CDS encoding sensor histidine kinase — MRIRRWSLARQLLALQAVLLVVVVAVVAAAAVLVGSRRDEDDARTRVLGVARSVAANPYVVAGVRAPDPPAALRGYVERVRRGTGADFVVVMAPDRTRFTHPDPALVGKPFVGTIGPALAGHAVTETYTGSLGPSVRAVVPVRAGGRVVALVAVGITTEAIRDRLARQVPALVAGLVALLAVALAGAALVGRRLRRQTGGVDAATMTGMLATHTAVLESVREGLVVTDRRHGVARVTLVNAEAGRLLGLPDPAAHAGRPLADLPVGGPLRELLGDERAVRGELHLTGERVLVVDRAPAVWHGQAFGTVTTLRDRTELEALTGELDASRSLAESLRSQAHESANRLHTMIVLMETGRTADAVRFGTEQLALSQRLTDRTVAAVAEPVVAAMLLGKVAQAAERGVDVEVDVEVDVEVDSEVAERTVAAPLDAFSSSDLTTVIGNLLDNAIDASAETPGPGHVVLRLVGTGDELVVEVCDDGPGLPPEAVDRAFVRGWTTKLATSEAGRGLGLALVHQVVRRHGGEVTVTRADLGGARLVARLPLPRGAR; from the coding sequence GTGCGGATCCGGCGCTGGAGCCTGGCGCGCCAGCTCCTGGCGCTGCAGGCGGTGCTGCTCGTCGTCGTCGTGGCCGTCGTCGCGGCCGCCGCGGTCCTGGTCGGCAGCCGTCGTGACGAGGACGACGCCCGGACCCGCGTGCTCGGCGTCGCCCGGTCGGTCGCGGCGAACCCCTACGTGGTCGCCGGCGTGCGCGCGCCCGATCCGCCCGCGGCGCTGCGCGGGTACGTCGAACGCGTCCGGCGCGGCACCGGGGCCGACTTCGTCGTCGTGATGGCCCCGGACCGCACCCGTTTCACCCACCCGGATCCCGCCCTGGTCGGCAAGCCCTTCGTCGGCACGATCGGACCGGCGCTCGCCGGTCACGCGGTCACCGAGACCTACACCGGCAGCCTGGGTCCGTCCGTGCGGGCCGTGGTGCCGGTGCGGGCGGGAGGGCGGGTCGTCGCGCTCGTCGCCGTCGGCATCACCACCGAGGCCATCCGCGACCGGCTCGCTCGGCAGGTCCCCGCGCTCGTCGCGGGGCTCGTCGCCCTGCTCGCGGTCGCGCTCGCCGGCGCCGCGCTGGTGGGACGGCGACTGCGCCGGCAGACCGGCGGGGTGGACGCCGCCACCATGACGGGGATGCTCGCCACGCACACCGCCGTGCTCGAGTCCGTCCGCGAGGGTCTGGTCGTCACCGACCGCCGTCACGGCGTCGCCCGGGTCACGCTCGTGAACGCCGAGGCCGGCCGGCTGCTCGGGCTGCCCGATCCGGCCGCGCACGCGGGGCGGCCGCTGGCCGACCTCCCCGTCGGCGGTCCCCTGCGCGAGCTGCTGGGCGACGAGCGCGCGGTCCGTGGCGAGCTGCACCTCACCGGCGAGCGCGTCCTCGTCGTCGACCGGGCGCCGGCGGTGTGGCACGGGCAGGCCTTCGGGACCGTGACCACGCTGCGCGACCGCACCGAGCTCGAGGCGTTGACCGGCGAGCTCGACGCCAGCCGGTCGCTGGCCGAGTCGTTGCGCTCGCAGGCGCACGAGTCGGCGAACCGCCTGCACACGATGATCGTGCTGATGGAGACCGGGCGCACCGCGGACGCCGTCCGCTTCGGCACCGAGCAGCTCGCGCTGTCGCAGCGGCTCACCGACCGGACCGTCGCGGCGGTGGCCGAGCCGGTGGTCGCGGCGATGCTGCTGGGCAAGGTCGCGCAGGCGGCCGAGCGCGGCGTCGACGTGGAGGTGGACGTGGAGGTGGACGTGGAGGTGGACTCGGAGGTCGCCGAGCGGACCGTCGCGGCGCCGTTGGACGCCTTCAGCAGCAGCGATCTCACCACGGTCATCGGCAACCTGCTCGACAACGCGATCGACGCGAGCGCGGAGACGCCCGGACCCGGCCACGTCGTCCTGCGCCTCGTCGGGACCGGCGACGAGCTGGTCGTCGAGGTGTGCGACGACGGGCCGGGGTTGCCGCCCGAGGCCGTCGACCGCGCGTTCGTCCGGGGGTGGACGACCAAGCTGGCGACGAGCGAGGCGGGGCGCGGACTCGGACTGGCCCTCGTGCACCAGGTGGTGCGGCGGCACGGCGGCGAGGTGACGGTGACGCGGGCCGACCTCGGCGGCGCGCGGCTCGTGGCCCGTCTCCCCCTGCCCCGGGGTGCCCGGTGA
- a CDS encoding cation:dicarboxylate symporter family transporter: protein MTITNRPPGRTERPGDGDRPARRDRTHWLYLAVIAAVAAGIAVGLLAPGFAVELKPVGEAFVSLVKMMISPVIFCTIVLGIGSVRRAAQVGKVGGLALGYFIAMSTVALAIGLVVGNLISPGSSLHLTKAASSAGTKAAEDAGSGGLVDFLHEMIPSTLVSSLTSGQVLQTLVVALLVGFALQALGDAGEPVLRGVASVQRVVFTVLAMVMWLAPVGAFGAMAAVVGATGVDALTSLAVIMLAFYATCLVFVVGVLGTLLRLATGVGILGLLRYLAREFLLIVSTSSSETALPRLIAKMEHLGVEKPVVGIVVPTGYSFNLDGTAIYLTMSALFVAQAVGTPLSVGQQIGLLLFMIIASKGAAGVTGAGLATLAGGLQSHRPDLVDGVGLIVGIDRFMSEARAVTNFAGNAVATVLIGVWTGQADRARMTQVLAGTLPFDESSVEDHEGGTSPAPPAGNSSRKTLVDAG, encoded by the coding sequence ATGACGATCACGAATCGGCCGCCCGGTCGCACCGAGCGCCCCGGGGACGGCGACCGCCCCGCGCGCCGCGACCGCACCCACTGGCTCTACCTCGCCGTGATCGCCGCGGTGGCGGCCGGCATCGCCGTGGGGCTGCTCGCGCCGGGCTTCGCGGTCGAGCTCAAGCCCGTCGGCGAGGCGTTCGTGTCCCTGGTCAAGATGATGATCAGCCCGGTCATCTTCTGCACGATCGTGCTGGGCATCGGCTCGGTGCGACGTGCGGCCCAGGTCGGCAAGGTCGGCGGCCTCGCGCTCGGCTACTTCATCGCGATGTCGACGGTCGCACTCGCGATCGGGCTGGTCGTCGGGAACCTCATCAGCCCCGGGTCGTCGCTGCACCTGACGAAGGCGGCGTCGTCGGCCGGCACGAAGGCCGCCGAGGACGCGGGCTCGGGCGGCCTGGTCGACTTCCTGCACGAGATGATCCCGTCGACGCTGGTGTCGTCGTTGACGAGCGGGCAGGTGCTGCAGACCCTGGTGGTCGCCCTGCTGGTCGGCTTCGCGCTGCAGGCGCTCGGCGACGCCGGCGAGCCGGTGCTGCGGGGCGTGGCGTCGGTGCAGCGGGTCGTGTTCACGGTGCTCGCCATGGTCATGTGGCTCGCGCCGGTCGGCGCGTTCGGTGCCATGGCCGCGGTCGTGGGGGCGACGGGCGTCGACGCGCTCACCAGCCTCGCGGTGATCATGCTCGCCTTCTACGCGACCTGCCTGGTCTTCGTCGTGGGCGTGCTGGGCACGCTGCTGCGGCTGGCCACCGGGGTCGGCATCCTCGGCCTGCTGCGCTACCTCGCCCGCGAGTTCCTGCTCATCGTCTCGACGTCGTCCTCGGAGACGGCGCTGCCCCGGCTGATCGCCAAGATGGAGCACCTCGGCGTGGAGAAGCCGGTCGTCGGGATCGTCGTCCCGACCGGGTACTCGTTCAATCTCGACGGCACCGCGATCTACCTGACGATGTCGGCCCTGTTCGTCGCCCAGGCCGTCGGGACGCCGCTGAGCGTCGGCCAGCAGATCGGCCTGCTGCTGTTCATGATCATCGCGTCCAAGGGCGCCGCCGGCGTCACCGGCGCCGGCCTCGCCACGCTCGCCGGTGGCCTGCAGTCCCATCGCCCGGACCTCGTCGATGGCGTCGGTCTGATCGTCGGCATCGACCGCTTCATGTCCGAGGCGCGCGCGGTCACGAACTTCGCCGGCAACGCGGTGGCGACGGTGCTGATCGGGGTCTGGACCGGGCAGGCGGACCGCGCGCGGATGACGCAGGTGCTCGCCGGGACGCTCCCGTTCGACGAGTCGTCGGTCGAGGACCACGAGGGTGGGACGTCACCGGCGCCGCCGGCCGGGAACTCATCGCGGAAGACGCTGGTCGACGCGGGGTGA
- a CDS encoding CPBP family intramembrane glutamic endopeptidase has protein sequence MDATEDELPAQAKPRYGLELLAVLGVSLGMSGLYALLYLIRQEITVKGGISSTTATVVDGTATTYPWLDLADQLADLLNGTVPPLLALVLLASRPGGPGFGIGFGLRRRWSDVGLGVGFLALIGIPGLGLVWAAHELGLNASLQVVNFPDVWYRVPYLLASAFQNGFAEEIIVVGYMLTRLRQLGWTNQRALLASATLRGSYHLYQGFGGFAGNVVMGLVFGWWFQRTRRVLPLVIAHFLLDAFSFVGYLYLKDHIDWI, from the coding sequence GTGGACGCGACCGAGGACGAGCTACCGGCGCAGGCGAAGCCCCGGTACGGGCTCGAGCTGCTGGCCGTGCTCGGCGTGTCGCTCGGCATGTCCGGGCTCTACGCGCTGCTGTACCTGATCCGGCAGGAGATCACGGTCAAGGGCGGGATCTCCAGCACCACGGCCACGGTCGTGGACGGCACCGCCACCACCTACCCCTGGCTCGACCTCGCCGACCAGCTCGCCGACCTGCTCAACGGGACGGTGCCACCGCTGCTCGCGCTCGTGCTGCTCGCCAGCAGGCCGGGCGGCCCCGGGTTCGGCATCGGCTTCGGCCTGCGCCGCCGATGGTCGGACGTCGGGCTGGGCGTCGGCTTCCTCGCGCTCATCGGCATCCCCGGGCTCGGCCTGGTCTGGGCGGCGCACGAGCTCGGGCTGAACGCCTCGCTGCAGGTCGTGAACTTCCCCGACGTCTGGTACCGCGTGCCGTACCTGCTCGCCTCGGCCTTCCAGAACGGGTTCGCCGAGGAGATCATCGTCGTCGGGTACATGCTGACCCGGCTGCGTCAGCTGGGATGGACGAACCAGCGGGCGCTGCTCGCCAGCGCCACCCTTCGCGGCTCGTACCACCTGTACCAGGGCTTCGGCGGCTTCGCGGGCAACGTCGTCATGGGCCTCGTCTTCGGCTGGTGGTTCCAGCGCACCCGACGCGTGCTGCCGTTGGTGATCGCACACTTCCTGCTCGACGCGTTCAGCTTCGTCGGCTACCTGTACCTGAAGGACCACATCGACTGGATCTGA
- a CDS encoding DUF4395 domain-containing protein: MTSLLGFPNPVNEKAARTVAAGVALLCALTLALAATLGSGWLWLSVPIALGFVARVLTGPRLSPLGRLATEVVAPRLGPATLVPGPPKRFAQGMGATLTVAAVVLLAMDVPAATVVLLALVVVAAVLESALAFCLGCRVFAVLMRLGLIPAETCEACANLGSRPRTV, encoded by the coding sequence GTGACGTCACTGCTCGGGTTCCCGAACCCCGTGAACGAGAAGGCGGCCCGCACGGTCGCGGCGGGCGTCGCGCTGCTGTGCGCCCTGACCCTGGCCCTCGCGGCGACGCTGGGCAGCGGCTGGCTGTGGCTGAGCGTCCCGATCGCGCTCGGCTTCGTCGCCCGCGTGCTCACCGGCCCGCGGCTGAGCCCGCTCGGCCGGCTCGCCACCGAGGTGGTCGCGCCACGCCTCGGCCCCGCGACGCTGGTGCCCGGCCCGCCGAAGCGGTTCGCGCAGGGCATGGGTGCCACCCTGACGGTCGCCGCCGTCGTCCTGCTGGCGATGGACGTGCCCGCCGCGACCGTCGTGCTGCTGGCCCTCGTCGTGGTCGCCGCCGTCCTGGAGTCCGCACTCGCCTTCTGCCTGGGCTGCCGGGTGTTCGCGGTGCTCATGCGGCTGGGCCTGATCCCCGCCGAGACCTGCGAGGCGTGCGCGAACCTGGGCAGCCGACCGCGCACCGTGTGA
- a CDS encoding acyl-CoA thioesterase domain-containing protein, with amino-acid sequence MANSYFDVVEETPDVSRFAASGHTVGPWSRDLQHGGPPTALAVTVAARHVQEATGRRDLRACRLAADFVRAVPVGPVGVRVRIVRAARSAALAEATVDADGRECLVVRVWFVRDADTSSLVAAPPAPVTVPAAASWDADFGYGRSLEWRFVEGSMTAPGPASTWLRPLVPLVPGWPVPSLARCALVADSGSGISAELDWTRWSFVNVDLDVHLARPVEGEWLHLAATTQLGPHGSAVARSTLADVRGVVGGGLQTLVVGPLPDRADLPSS; translated from the coding sequence GTGGCAAATTCTTATTTCGACGTCGTCGAGGAGACGCCCGACGTGTCGCGGTTCGCCGCGTCCGGCCACACCGTCGGGCCCTGGTCGCGGGACCTGCAGCACGGCGGGCCGCCGACGGCGCTCGCGGTCACGGTCGCCGCCCGTCATGTCCAGGAAGCGACGGGTCGTCGCGATCTGCGGGCCTGCCGGCTGGCCGCCGACTTCGTCCGCGCCGTGCCCGTCGGCCCCGTCGGGGTGCGGGTCCGGATCGTGCGGGCCGCCCGCTCCGCGGCGCTGGCCGAGGCGACGGTCGACGCCGACGGCCGGGAGTGCCTGGTGGTGCGCGTGTGGTTCGTCCGGGACGCGGACACGTCGTCGCTGGTCGCCGCGCCGCCCGCGCCGGTGACCGTGCCCGCCGCCGCGTCCTGGGACGCCGACTTCGGCTACGGCCGCAGCCTGGAGTGGCGCTTCGTCGAGGGCTCCATGACTGCCCCCGGCCCGGCGTCGACGTGGCTGCGACCCCTCGTGCCGCTGGTGCCCGGGTGGCCGGTGCCGTCGCTGGCGCGGTGCGCTCTGGTCGCCGACTCCGGCAGCGGCATCTCCGCCGAGCTGGACTGGACGCGGTGGTCGTTCGTCAACGTCGACCTCGACGTCCACCTCGCCCGTCCGGTCGAGGGCGAGTGGCTGCACCTGGCGGCGACGACGCAGCTGGGCCCGCACGGCTCGGCCGTCGCCCGGTCGACGCTCGCCGACGTGCGCGGCGTCGTCGGGGGCGGCCTGCAGACTCTCGTCGTCGGCCCGCTCCCCGACCGCGCCGATTTGCCTAGTTCCTAG
- a CDS encoding NAD(P)/FAD-dependent oxidoreductase, translating to MTRRRIAVIGSGVAGLTAAYVLQRDADVTLYEADDRLGGHADTHDVVGADGVLRNIDTGFIVHNLRTYPMLRRLLGELGVATQESDMSMSISCGGCGLEYAGGRGTSGLLPSVRALRNPRYLRMLTEVTRFHRRAQAVLAGDDEELTVREFLAAGRFTPYFASHFMTPLIAAVWSTAPSRAGDYPAKYLFSFLDNHGMLSVFGAPTWYTVVGGSARYVEKAAKSLTAVQTATPIRTVTRTAAGVEVRDDADTLARFDAAVVATHPHQALDMLSEPTRAERDVLGAIAYTVNPTLLHTDVSVLPRARRAAASWNYSLAGCDTVPTEVQVSYNMNRLQRLDAPQTYVVSLNAEDRVDPAQVIDRMDYEHPVYTTTSVAARGRLPELNDGVLAYAGAYHGWGFHEDGCRSGVDAARSLGVTW from the coding sequence GTGACACGACGCAGGATCGCCGTGATCGGGAGCGGCGTCGCCGGCCTCACCGCCGCCTACGTCCTGCAGCGGGACGCCGACGTCACGCTCTACGAGGCCGACGACCGGCTCGGCGGCCACGCCGACACCCACGACGTCGTCGGCGCCGACGGCGTGCTGCGCAACATCGACACCGGCTTCATCGTCCACAACCTGCGGACCTATCCGATGCTGCGTCGGCTGCTCGGCGAGCTCGGCGTCGCGACGCAGGAGTCGGACATGAGCATGTCGATCTCCTGCGGGGGCTGCGGTCTCGAGTACGCCGGCGGCCGTGGGACGTCCGGCCTGCTGCCGAGCGTGCGCGCCCTGCGCAACCCCCGCTACCTGCGAATGCTCACCGAGGTCACCCGTTTCCACCGCCGCGCGCAGGCGGTCCTCGCCGGCGACGACGAGGAGCTGACGGTCCGTGAGTTCCTCGCCGCAGGCCGCTTCACGCCCTACTTCGCATCGCACTTCATGACGCCGCTCATCGCGGCCGTCTGGTCGACGGCGCCCAGCCGCGCCGGTGACTACCCGGCCAAGTACCTGTTCTCCTTCCTCGACAACCACGGCATGCTCAGCGTCTTCGGCGCGCCGACCTGGTACACGGTCGTGGGCGGGTCGGCGCGCTACGTCGAGAAGGCGGCGAAGAGCCTGACGGCGGTGCAGACGGCCACGCCGATCCGCACGGTCACCCGCACCGCGGCCGGCGTCGAGGTCCGCGACGACGCCGACACCCTCGCGCGTTTCGACGCGGCCGTCGTCGCGACGCACCCGCACCAGGCGCTGGACATGCTGAGCGAGCCGACCCGCGCCGAGCGCGACGTGCTCGGCGCGATCGCCTACACCGTGAACCCGACCCTGCTGCACACCGACGTCTCGGTGCTGCCGCGGGCCCGCCGCGCCGCCGCGTCCTGGAACTACTCGCTCGCCGGCTGCGACACCGTGCCGACCGAGGTGCAGGTCAGCTACAACATGAACCGGCTGCAGCGCCTGGACGCGCCGCAGACCTACGTGGTGAGCCTCAACGCCGAGGACCGCGTCGACCCGGCGCAGGTGATCGACCGGATGGACTACGAGCACCCGGTGTACACCACGACCAGCGTCGCCGCGCGGGGCCGGCTGCCCGAGCTCAACGACGGCGTGCTGGCCTACGCCGGCGCCTACCACGGCTGGGGCTTCCACGAGGACGGCTGCCGCTCCGGCGTCGACGCCGCGCGCTCCCTGGGCGTCACCTGGTGA
- a CDS encoding class I SAM-dependent methyltransferase yields the protein MPSTPTVADRLAALLRDTAGFELPVRIRAWDGSEAGPADGPVLVIRSRRALRRLLWAPGELGLARAYVTGDLDVEGDTDDLADGFRRAWRLARTRPSTGVDLSLGAKAKAAGAAARLGALGTPPAPPVSEARLRGRLHSRLRDRAAISHHYDLSNEFYELLLDEHMAYSSAYFTHEGQSLHDAQTAKLDLVCRKLGLQPGMRLLDVGCGWGSMILHAAEHYGVSCVGITLSGEQRDFITKRIAERGLADRVEVRLQDYREFGDTGETFHAVSSIEMGEHVGEGNYPEYVGIMYGALEPGGRVLLQQMSRQEGTAPGGGAFIESYIAPDMHMREIWQTTRHLVKGGFEVRDVEAMREHYVTTVQHWIDTFDSRWDEFVALQGEEVARVWRLYLVGGMLAFEEGRMGVDQFLAVKPAAAGASGMPATRPWAVES from the coding sequence ATGCCCAGCACGCCCACCGTCGCCGACCGGCTCGCCGCGCTGCTGCGCGACACCGCCGGGTTCGAGCTGCCCGTCCGCATCCGTGCGTGGGACGGCAGCGAGGCCGGCCCGGCCGACGGTCCGGTGCTCGTGATCCGTTCCCGGCGCGCGCTGCGGCGCCTGCTGTGGGCGCCGGGCGAGCTCGGTCTCGCCCGCGCGTACGTGACCGGCGACCTCGACGTCGAAGGCGACACCGACGACCTCGCCGACGGGTTCCGTCGCGCCTGGCGGCTCGCCCGCACGCGTCCGAGCACCGGTGTCGACCTCTCGCTCGGCGCCAAGGCGAAGGCCGCCGGCGCCGCGGCCCGGCTCGGCGCGCTCGGCACGCCGCCGGCGCCCCCGGTGTCCGAGGCCCGGCTGCGGGGCCGGCTGCACTCGCGGCTGCGTGACCGGGCCGCGATCTCGCACCACTACGACCTGTCCAACGAGTTCTACGAGCTGCTGCTCGACGAGCACATGGCCTACTCGTCGGCGTACTTCACGCACGAGGGCCAGTCCCTGCACGACGCCCAGACCGCCAAGCTCGACCTCGTCTGCCGCAAGCTGGGTCTGCAGCCCGGCATGCGCCTGCTCGACGTCGGCTGCGGCTGGGGGTCGATGATCCTGCACGCGGCCGAGCACTACGGCGTGTCGTGCGTCGGCATCACCCTGTCGGGCGAGCAGCGCGACTTCATCACCAAGCGCATCGCCGAGCGCGGCCTCGCCGACCGGGTCGAGGTCCGGCTGCAGGACTACCGCGAGTTCGGGGACACGGGCGAGACCTTCCATGCCGTCAGCTCGATCGAGATGGGCGAGCACGTGGGCGAGGGCAACTATCCCGAGTACGTCGGCATCATGTACGGCGCGCTCGAGCCCGGTGGCCGCGTGCTGCTGCAGCAGATGTCGCGGCAGGAGGGCACGGCCCCCGGGGGCGGCGCCTTCATCGAGAGCTACATCGCGCCCGACATGCACATGCGCGAGATCTGGCAGACGACCCGGCACCTGGTGAAGGGCGGCTTCGAGGTCCGCGACGTCGAGGCCATGCGCGAGCACTACGTGACGACCGTGCAGCACTGGATCGACACCTTCGACTCCCGCTGGGACGAGTTCGTGGCCCTGCAGGGCGAGGAGGTCGCGCGCGTGTGGCGGCTCTACCTCGTCGGCGGCATGCTCGCCTTCGAGGAGGGCCGCATGGGGGTCGACCAGTTCCTCGCCGTCAAGCCGGCCGCGGCCGGGGCGAGCGGCATGCCCGCGACCCGGCCCTGGGCCGTCGAGAGCTGA
- a CDS encoding M50 family metallopeptidase, with protein sequence MSGEHSVSRVWDSITATQPAPTPRAIVACAVVALLVVAWRPLWIRARHLVTITHEGAHGVAALLSGRRLSGIRLHSDTSGLTLSRGRRTGPGMILTALAGYPGPALVGLGAAGLLRAGHAVALLWLALLLLALLLAQIRNWFGLWSVLVAGAAVFAVSWWASPAAQSTFAYTVTWFLLLAAPRPVLELARSRRAGRARDSDADVLGRLTRTPGALWVAVFLVVTVAALAAGVVLIAGRPF encoded by the coding sequence GTGAGCGGCGAGCACAGCGTGTCCCGGGTGTGGGACAGCATCACGGCGACGCAGCCCGCCCCCACCCCGCGCGCGATCGTCGCGTGCGCGGTGGTGGCCCTGCTCGTCGTGGCCTGGCGGCCGCTGTGGATCCGGGCCCGCCACCTCGTCACCATCACCCACGAGGGCGCGCACGGCGTGGCGGCCCTGCTCAGCGGGCGCCGCCTGAGCGGCATCCGGCTGCACTCCGACACGTCGGGCCTGACGCTCTCGCGTGGCCGGCGCACCGGGCCCGGAATGATCCTCACCGCGCTCGCGGGCTACCCCGGGCCGGCGCTCGTGGGCCTGGGCGCCGCCGGCCTGCTGCGCGCGGGGCACGCGGTCGCGCTGCTGTGGCTCGCGCTGCTGCTGCTGGCGTTGCTGCTCGCGCAGATCCGCAACTGGTTCGGGCTCTGGTCGGTGCTCGTCGCCGGCGCAGCGGTGTTCGCGGTGTCGTGGTGGGCGTCCCCGGCGGCGCAGTCGACCTTCGCCTACACCGTCACCTGGTTCCTGCTGCTGGCCGCGCCGCGTCCGGTCCTCGAGCTGGCCCGCTCGCGTCGCGCCGGCCGGGCCCGCGACTCGGATGCCGACGTGCTCGGGCGCCTGACGCGCACGCCCGGCGCCCTCTGGGTGGCGGTGTTCCTCGTCGTGACGGTCGCGGCCCTGGCGGCCGGCGTCGTGCTCATCGCCGGCCGGCCGTTCTGA
- a CDS encoding anti-sigma factor, protein MSTPHISEDLPRLLTGDATRDVVLGAAHHLRTCVDCQQELVSAVVAHASLSSAHRFAPEIVAPERDDRPVAGPDEDVEGPGALPDLSTVFAEARADAHASGPRAGASGTAAAPAGTRTRRRLIAVAAAAAIVAGGGVTYAVATSGDDAPATQTVALDGPASTKSATAKLVGDDRMSLDASVLPALRGGRQYEVWLTDGLHKQSVGFLQPDRHAALTIPSTLMKRYDSIAVSVQKDGQTEFSGDVVLRGSYS, encoded by the coding sequence ATGAGTACACCGCACATCTCCGAGGACCTCCCGCGGCTGCTCACCGGGGACGCGACGCGTGACGTCGTGCTCGGTGCCGCGCACCACCTGCGGACGTGCGTCGACTGCCAGCAGGAGCTGGTGTCGGCCGTCGTCGCGCACGCCTCCCTCTCCTCGGCCCACCGCTTCGCGCCCGAGATCGTCGCGCCCGAGCGTGACGACCGTCCCGTGGCCGGCCCCGACGAGGACGTCGAGGGTCCCGGCGCACTGCCCGACCTGAGCACCGTGTTCGCCGAGGCGCGCGCCGACGCGCACGCGTCCGGTCCTCGGGCCGGGGCGAGCGGTACCGCCGCTGCCCCGGCGGGCACCCGTACCCGGCGTCGGCTGATCGCGGTGGCCGCCGCGGCGGCGATCGTGGCCGGTGGCGGCGTGACGTACGCGGTGGCGACGAGCGGTGACGACGCGCCCGCCACGCAGACCGTCGCCCTCGACGGCCCGGCCAGCACCAAGAGCGCGACCGCCAAGCTGGTGGGCGACGACCGGATGAGCCTCGACGCGTCGGTGCTGCCTGCGCTCCGCGGGGGGCGTCAGTACGAGGTGTGGCTCACCGACGGCCTGCACAAGCAGTCGGTCGGCTTCCTGCAGCCCGACCGGCATGCCGCGCTCACGATCCCGAGCACGCTGATGAAGCGCTACGACTCGATCGCGGTGAGCGTGCAGAAGGACGGGCAGACCGAGTTCAGCGGGGACGTCGTCCTGCGCGGGTCCTACAGCTGA
- a CDS encoding RNA polymerase sigma factor — translation MEAALADIGERLNRGEPEALEDAYRTLGPLVMSYLGRYVPQPDIQDVMQRVFYELWRVHERFDPQQSLRAWTLGIARKRAIDHLRKRRDVVVPLDSMREITGDDGREIAERLVWADEVRAALDQLPDVQREVIELAYFESYTQTEISAALDVPLGTVKTRTARGLQRLAGLLESTRGR, via the coding sequence ATGGAGGCCGCACTCGCCGACATCGGCGAACGCCTGAACCGAGGCGAGCCCGAGGCGCTCGAGGATGCGTACCGCACCCTCGGTCCCCTCGTGATGTCCTATCTCGGGCGCTACGTCCCGCAGCCGGACATCCAGGACGTCATGCAGCGGGTGTTCTACGAGCTGTGGCGGGTCCACGAGCGCTTCGACCCGCAACAGTCGCTGCGGGCCTGGACGCTCGGCATCGCCCGCAAGCGCGCCATCGACCACCTGCGCAAGCGCCGCGACGTCGTCGTCCCACTGGACTCCATGCGCGAGATCACCGGTGACGACGGGCGCGAGATCGCCGAACGGCTCGTCTGGGCCGACGAGGTGCGCGCCGCCCTCGACCAACTGCCTGACGTACAGCGCGAGGTGATCGAGCTGGCCTACTTCGAGAGCTATACGCAGACCGAGATCTCAGCGGCGCTCGACGTCCCGCTCGGCACCGTCAAGACCCGCACCGCGCGCGGCCTGCAACGCCTCGCCGGCCTACTCGAGAGCACCCGGGGGCGCTGA